In Nerophis lumbriciformis linkage group LG14, RoL_Nlum_v2.1, whole genome shotgun sequence, a single genomic region encodes these proteins:
- the LOC133616584 gene encoding 5-hydroxytryptamine receptor 3A-like, whose product MQDVFDLQAFRPVVNLSTPTVTNISFTLYAVLGVNEKTQILTTFLWLRLYWHHDFLVWDPDKCDGVTRISLPVKKLWSPDIIVYEFVDDDVSQACPYVYVNHTGHIRWDRMLRLVSACNLEIFSFPFDVQNCTFTFGSYMHTIRDVRVSPALTFKEMSGNSKRYLEASGEWELVDILGETSILQFGIDEWDVITFWVVIKRRPVLYVVNLLIPSSFLMLIDILSFYLPPHSVDRASFKMTLILGYTVFLLIMNDLLPSTANGTPIIGIYFSVCLALMVISLLETVVITNVLHNNSMKHQAVPQWVRLVVLKHIANLICYRWQEDSPPPSVVQDKPSEGQSSSIRTSAQNPSSNEGKCTFSQIPAMAELQQICQHLSELRAQVSSTQKESELYEQWCHVGYVLDFLLFRIYLLLISCYAVVIITMWCIWIRQF is encoded by the exons ATGCAGGACGTTTTTGACCTGCAAGCCTTCCGTCCAGTCGTGAACCTCAGCACTCCGACTGTAACCAACATCTCTTTCACGCTCTACGCTGTACTCGGGGTG AACGAGAAGACGCAGATACTGACCACATTCTTGTGGCTCAGGCTG TATTGGCACCATGACTTTCTGGTTTGGGACCCTGACAAGTGTGACGGCGTCACCAGGATCTCTCTGCCTGTGAAGAAACTCTGGTCCCCTGACATCATCGTCTATGAGTT TGTGGACGACGACGTCTCCCAAGCGTGCCCGTACGTCTACGTCAACCACACGGGTCACATTCGCTGGGACAGGATGCTGCGTCTGGTCTCGGCCTGCAACCTGGAGATCTTCAGTTTCCCTTTCGACGTGCAGAATTGCACCTTCACCTTTGGCTCCTACATGCACACCA TACGTGATGTGAGGGTGAGTCCAGCACTGACCTTCAAAGAAATGTCTGGAAACTCAAAGCGTTACCTGGAAGCCAGTGGAGAGTGGGAACTGGTAGACATTCTGGGAGAGACCTCCATCCTTCAGTTCGGGATCGATGAATGGGACGTCATCACTTTCTGG GTGGTGATAAAGCGGCGCCCCGTGCTCTACGTGGTCAACCTGCTGATCCCCAGCTCTTTCCTCATGCTCATCGACATTCTGTCCTTCTACCTGCCGCCCCACAGTGTGGACCGGGCCTCCTTCAAGATGACCCTCATCCTGGGCTACACCGTCTTCCTGCTCATCATGAACGACCTGCTGCCCAGCACCGCCAACGGAACGCCCATCATAG GTATTTATTTCTCAGTGTGCCTGGCCCTCATGGTGATCAGCCTGCTGGAGACGGTAGTCATTACCAATGTTCTCCACAACAACTCCATGAAACACCAAGCCGTTCCACAGTGGGTGAGGCTGGTGGTCCTCAAACACATCGCCAACCTCATCTGTTACCGTTGGCAGGAGGACAGTCCGCCTCCTTCTGTGGTCCAGGACAAACCTTCAGAAGGTCAAAGTTCATCCATCAGGACATCAGCCCAGAACCCAAGCAGCAACGAGGGTAAATGCACATTTTCTCAAAT CCCTGCGATGGCCGAGCTACAACAAATCTGTCAGCACCTGAGCGAGCTACGTGCTCAGGTGAGCTCGACGCAGAAGGAGAGCGAGCTGTACGAGCAATGGTGTCACGTCGGCTACGTCCTGGACTTCCTGCTCTTCCGCATCTATCTGCTGCTCATCTCCTGCTACGCCGTGGTCATCATCACCATGTGGTGCATCTGGATCAGGCAGTTCTAG
- the LOC133616713 gene encoding 5-hydroxytryptamine receptor 3C-like, translating to MVFWRHLAVKKIKSSVVLFIFISLFMHGSCNSIMPNCSRPDSLALLEALRPVFNLSSIRPVVNISTPTHVSIDFILVNILGVDEKAQILTTYIFQYLIWRNEFVSWNPTECGTEWLTVPRKLLWIPDVVINEFMERNLAQKPAYTYLLHNGTVLDAQPVRVVSSCRLDTYTFPFDIQNCTLTFNSYLHRTSAMQLGQIFTTEKILEFSKEMIKTKGEWELIGIAASKNRLPSSASVGEHYDELRFFISLRRRSTLYVVNLLIPSCFLITVDLFSFLLPPQSVDRSSFKMTLILGYTVFLLIMNDLLPITGNTIPLINVFLSLCLALMVASLLETVLITNLLQGSSRHSQLPGWLRLIVINMLGRLVLLPPKSTQAVVQNPFTLGKNVGYVEAVSGGAGVGGALRKQGVVQQELRRLGEDLRVIRLRLEQEVAGDQSSEEWVQVGFIVDRLLFAIYIIFISVSFLTIILIWVNS from the exons ATGGTTTTCTGGCGACATCTGGCAGTTAAG AAAATCAAGTCTTCTGTGGTTCTCTTCATCTTCATCTCTCTCTTCATGCATG GGTCATGCAACTCCATCATGCCGAACTGCTCTCGCCCCGATTCCCTCGCCCTGCTGGAGGCTCTCAGGCCAGTTTTCAACCTCAGCTCCATCCGACCCGTCGTGAACATTTCGACACCCACTCACGTCAGTATCGACTTCATCCTGGTCAACATTCTGGGGGTG GACGAAAAGGCCCAGATCCTCACGACGTACATCTTCCAATACCTT ATATGGAGAAACGAGTTTGTCAGCTGGAACCCGACCGAGTGCGGCACAGAGTGGCTTACGGTGCCCAGAAAGCTGCTGTGGATTCCCGATGTGGTCATCAACGAGTT TATGGAGAGAAACTTGGCGCAAAAGCCGGCGTACACGTATCTGTTACACAACGGCACGGTGCTTGATGCACAGCCCGTGCGAGTGGTCAGCTCCTGTAGACTCGACACCTACACCTTTCCCTTTGACATCCAGAACTGCACGTTAACGTTCAACTCCTACCTGCATCGCA CATCTGCCATGCAGCTGGGACAAATATTCACAACAGAGAAAATACTGGAATTTTCCAAAGAAATGATCAAAACTAAGGGCGAGTGGGAACTCATTGGAATCGCAGCGTCTAAAAACCGACTACCATCTTCTGCTTCTGTTGGAGAGCATTATGACGAGCTTCGCTTCTTT ATCTCGTTACGACGCAGGTCCACGCTCTACGTGGTCAACCTGTTGATCCCCAGCTGCTTCCTCATCACCGTCGACCTCTTCAGCTTCCTGTTGCCTCCTCAGAGTGTGGACCGCTCCTCCTTCAAGATGACCCTCATCCTGGGCTACACCGTCTTTCTGCTCATCATGAACGACCTGCTGCCCATCACGGGGAACACCATACCTCTCATAA ACGTGTTCCTGTCCCTGTGCCTGGCTCTGATGGTAGCAAGCCTCCTGGAGACGGTGCTCATCACCAACCTCCTGCAGGGTTCCTCTCGCCACTCGCAGCTTCCCGGCTGGCTCCGACTGATCGTCATCAACATGTTGGGGCGCCTGGTGCTGCTTCCTCCAAAGTCGACACAAGCGGTGGTCCAAAACCCGTTCACGCTGGGTAAGAACGTGGGAT ACGTGGAGGCGGTCAGTGGAGGAGCAGGTGTGGGCGGGGCCCTGAGAAAGCAGGGCGTGGTCCAGCAGGAGCTGAGGAGACTGGGGGAGGACCTCCGCGTCATCCGCCTGCGGTTGGAGCAGGAAGTGGCGGGCGACCAGAGCTCGGAGGAGTGGGTCCAGGTGGGCTTCATCGTGGACCGCCTGCTGTTTGCCATCTACATCATCTTCATATCTGTCAGCTTCCTCACCATCATCCTCATCTGGGTCAACTCATAA